In the genome of Taurinivorans muris, one region contains:
- a CDS encoding YraN family protein, with amino-acid sequence MLKNLLSVISRQITAPKNSMLGRKGEKKACRYLKQNSYAVLERNWKSHPYEIDIICMDKKNKELVFVEVKTRHNEDREQSLEAFTPKKQQNIIKGATLYLNQKGLWDHPCRFDLICINGETLELEHFCNVITQ; translated from the coding sequence ATGCTGAAAAATCTTTTATCCGTGATTTCCAGACAAATCACGGCACCGAAAAATTCCATGCTCGGCAGGAAAGGCGAGAAAAAAGCCTGCCGGTATTTGAAACAAAATTCCTATGCCGTCCTTGAAAGGAACTGGAAATCGCACCCTTACGAAATAGACATCATTTGCATGGACAAGAAAAACAAAGAACTTGTTTTCGTGGAAGTGAAAACACGCCATAACGAGGACAGAGAACAAAGCCTTGAGGCCTTTACCCCGAAGAAACAGCAAAACATCATCAAAGGCGCAACCCTGTATTTAAACCAAAAAGGGCTTTGGGATCACCCCTGCCGTTTCGATTTGATTTGTATCAACGGCGAAACCTTGGAACTGGAGCATTTTTGCAATGTCATCACCCAATAA
- the rsmI gene encoding 16S rRNA (cytidine(1402)-2'-O)-methyltransferase — MSSPNNTFGKLHIVATPLGNAGDLSPRARKILEEVPLVLAEDTKRAGLNFARWGLKAKRLISFNDHSEEKKLEHALNFLQQGEDIALISDAGMPVISDPGYLIVKACREKNIPVTAIPGASAPVTALAGSGIAPNPFTFFGFLPRKTSDMEKTLAPYAKIFSTLVFFERKDRIAETLKYLYTLLGARDVCIARELTKEHEEFIFLNLETVPDLGHLLGELTVIVGPPLEISKSSRQEVQAIIREEKSLGGSPKQIAKRVQTQCHGWTTSEIYTLVTRD, encoded by the coding sequence ATGTCATCACCCAATAATACGTTCGGCAAACTCCACATCGTGGCGACACCTCTCGGCAATGCCGGGGATTTGAGCCCCCGCGCCAGAAAAATTTTAGAAGAAGTTCCCCTCGTGCTTGCCGAAGACACCAAACGGGCGGGACTGAATTTCGCCCGCTGGGGACTTAAAGCCAAGCGCCTTATCAGCTTCAATGACCATAGCGAAGAAAAAAAATTGGAGCATGCCCTGAATTTTTTGCAGCAGGGTGAAGATATTGCGCTTATTTCCGATGCCGGCATGCCTGTCATTTCCGACCCCGGATATTTAATCGTCAAAGCCTGCCGGGAAAAAAACATTCCCGTTACCGCCATTCCCGGCGCGTCCGCACCTGTCACAGCCTTGGCGGGAAGCGGCATTGCTCCCAATCCTTTCACTTTTTTCGGCTTTTTACCGCGAAAAACAAGCGACATGGAAAAAACCCTCGCACCGTATGCAAAAATTTTTTCCACCCTTGTTTTTTTTGAGCGTAAAGACAGAATTGCGGAAACCCTAAAATATCTGTATACTCTTTTAGGCGCCCGTGATGTTTGCATTGCAAGGGAACTGACCAAAGAACATGAGGAATTCATTTTCCTGAATCTGGAAACTGTTCCGGACCTTGGACATTTACTGGGAGAGCTGACCGTCATTGTCGGTCCTCCTCTTGAAATCAGCAAAAGTTCCCGGCAGGAAGTGCAGGCAATCATACGGGAAGAAAAAAGCTTAGGCGGTTCGCCGAAGCAAATAGCCAAACGGGTGCAAACGCAATGCCACGGCTGGACAACAAGTGAGATTTACACACTCGTCACAAGAGATTAA
- the recA gene encoding recombinase RecA: protein MAKKPTLSQEDAKLEALKTALTTIEKKYGQGAVMKLSDNAHVQVPVIPTGSIGLDLALGIGGVPKGRVTEIYGPESSGKTTLTLHVIAECQKQGGTAAFIDAEHALDTTYAARLGVKVDELLISQPDHGEQALDIADMLVRSGAVDLVVIDSVAALIPQSELEGNMGETQVGGHARLMSHALRKLTGTIHKSRTCVIFINQIRMKIGTMGYGSPETTTGGNALKFYSSVRMDIRKIQTLKDKEESYGATTRVKVVKNKMAPPFREAKFDIIFGTGISRSAEIIDLGVTAGIIDKSGAWFAYGSEKLGQGRDNVRTMLDENEALRSEIEAKVIEHLGMNSDMLSSMDEDDFDEPGEE, encoded by the coding sequence ATGGCAAAAAAGCCCACGCTTTCACAAGAAGACGCAAAATTGGAAGCTCTGAAAACCGCTCTCACCACCATTGAAAAAAAATACGGCCAAGGTGCTGTCATGAAATTATCAGACAACGCCCATGTGCAGGTTCCTGTTATTCCTACAGGTTCTATCGGATTAGACCTCGCCCTCGGTATTGGCGGAGTGCCCAAAGGACGCGTTACGGAAATTTACGGACCTGAATCTTCAGGCAAAACGACCCTTACCCTGCACGTTATCGCAGAATGCCAAAAACAGGGCGGCACCGCGGCTTTTATTGACGCCGAACACGCACTTGATACGACCTATGCCGCGCGCCTCGGCGTAAAAGTCGATGAACTGCTCATTTCCCAACCCGACCACGGAGAACAAGCCCTTGATATTGCCGATATGCTTGTACGCTCCGGAGCTGTCGACCTGGTCGTCATCGACTCCGTCGCCGCCCTCATTCCCCAATCGGAATTGGAAGGCAATATGGGCGAAACCCAAGTCGGCGGACATGCCCGTCTTATGAGCCACGCGCTGAGAAAATTAACAGGCACTATCCACAAATCCAGAACCTGCGTAATTTTTATCAACCAAATCCGTATGAAAATCGGCACCATGGGCTATGGAAGCCCTGAAACCACGACCGGCGGAAACGCTCTTAAATTTTACAGCTCCGTGCGTATGGACATCAGAAAAATCCAAACGCTGAAAGATAAGGAAGAATCATATGGGGCGACAACCCGTGTCAAAGTCGTGAAGAACAAAATGGCTCCTCCTTTCAGGGAAGCGAAATTCGATATTATTTTCGGCACAGGTATTTCCCGCTCCGCCGAAATCATTGATTTAGGGGTTACTGCCGGAATTATCGACAAAAGCGGCGCATGGTTCGCGTACGGTTCTGAAAAATTGGGGCAGGGACGTGACAACGTGCGTACCATGCTTGATGAAAACGAAGCTCTCCGCAGTGAAATCGAAGCTAAGGTCATTGAACATTTAGGCATGAATTCCGATATGCTCTCAAGCATGGATGAAGACGATTTTGATGAACCGGGCGAGGAATAA
- the gatA gene encoding Asp-tRNA(Asn)/Glu-tRNA(Gln) amidotransferase subunit GatA, whose amino-acid sequence MITRSITEIKKALAKKEISATELTRSCLEHIDKTDEKLGAFINIYPEQALQKAKELDEKGFDETMPLWGVPVSVKDALATKNMKTTAGSKILENFIPPYSAFAVEQLEKAGAIILGKNNMDEFAMGSTCENSAFKAGSNPWNTDCVAGGSSGGSAISVASCQSFASLGTDTGGSIRQPASLCGCVGLKPTYGRVSRYGLLAYASSLDQIGPFTRTVEDAALILSVISGHDERDSTSSPREKEDFTKLFQHPQTDLNNITIGLPKEFFESEAMDGEIAELCQNTIQEAKKLGANIKEVSMPHLTYSIASYYIIASAEASSNLARYDGIRYGHRTNQPQDLDELYTMSRTEGFGEEVQRRILLGTYVLSAGYYDAYYKKAAQVRRLIRDDYVNALKECDVLLAPVSPITAWKKGSVTDPLQMYQMDIFTLSLNLAGLPGLAIPVGMAHNMPVGMQIIGSAFDEAKLFTVGHSLTNHLGTNNQYKF is encoded by the coding sequence ATGATTACCCGCAGCATAACGGAAATAAAAAAAGCCCTTGCCAAAAAAGAAATCAGCGCAACGGAACTGACCCGCTCCTGTCTTGAGCATATCGATAAAACAGATGAAAAACTCGGAGCATTCATCAATATTTATCCGGAACAAGCCTTGCAAAAAGCCAAAGAACTTGATGAAAAAGGCTTTGACGAAACCATGCCTCTTTGGGGCGTTCCCGTTTCAGTGAAAGACGCCCTTGCGACGAAGAATATGAAAACAACGGCAGGCTCCAAAATTCTGGAAAATTTCATTCCGCCCTATTCCGCTTTCGCTGTTGAACAACTGGAAAAAGCGGGCGCCATTATTTTGGGCAAAAACAATATGGACGAATTCGCCATGGGAAGCACCTGCGAAAATTCCGCGTTTAAAGCCGGTTCAAATCCTTGGAATACGGACTGCGTGGCCGGCGGCTCAAGCGGCGGTTCCGCCATCAGCGTTGCAAGCTGCCAGTCTTTTGCTTCGCTCGGCACCGATACGGGCGGTTCCATACGCCAGCCAGCTTCCCTTTGCGGCTGCGTGGGACTAAAACCGACCTATGGACGCGTTTCCCGATACGGACTTTTAGCCTATGCTTCTTCTCTCGACCAAATCGGACCTTTTACGCGCACGGTTGAAGACGCAGCCCTCATTCTTTCCGTGATTTCAGGGCACGATGAAAGGGACAGCACTTCCTCCCCCCGTGAAAAAGAAGATTTCACAAAGCTTTTCCAACATCCTCAGACGGATTTGAACAATATCACCATCGGTCTGCCAAAAGAATTTTTTGAAAGCGAGGCTATGGACGGCGAAATTGCGGAACTCTGCCAAAACACCATACAAGAAGCAAAAAAATTGGGAGCGAACATAAAAGAAGTTTCCATGCCCCATCTTACGTATTCCATCGCTTCTTATTATATCATCGCCTCGGCGGAAGCGAGCTCCAACCTTGCCCGTTACGACGGAATCCGCTATGGACACAGAACAAACCAACCTCAGGATTTGGACGAACTGTATACCATGTCAAGAACGGAAGGTTTCGGCGAAGAAGTCCAGCGCCGCATTTTGCTTGGAACCTATGTTCTTTCAGCAGGGTACTACGATGCCTACTATAAAAAAGCCGCTCAAGTCCGCCGCCTTATCCGCGATGACTATGTCAATGCCCTTAAAGAATGCGATGTGCTCCTAGCCCCCGTGTCCCCTATTACGGCATGGAAAAAAGGAAGCGTGACCGACCCTCTGCAAATGTACCAAATGGATATTTTCACCCTTTCTTTGAACCTTGCGGGACTTCCCGGTCTTGCAATTCCCGTGGGTATGGCGCACAATATGCCCGTAGGCATGCAAATTATCGGCTCCGCATTCGACGAAGCGAAACTTTTTACTGTCGGACACAGCCTTACAAACCATTTGGGAACAAACAACCAATACAAATTTTAA
- the gatC gene encoding Asp-tRNA(Asn)/Glu-tRNA(Gln) amidotransferase subunit GatC, producing MTTSAQDLAHLCKLAKLSPDEKTLEKISRQFTDIINYIDTLSEAKTENTAPLYSPVFHESAVREDKAFRKQTPEQILKNAPETDGTYFIVPKIVEGK from the coding sequence ATGACAACTTCCGCCCAAGACTTAGCCCACCTTTGCAAGCTTGCAAAACTCTCTCCGGACGAAAAAACGCTTGAGAAAATATCCCGTCAATTTACTGATATCATAAATTATATCGATACATTGTCAGAAGCGAAAACAGAAAATACCGCCCCTCTTTATTCTCCCGTGTTTCATGAAAGCGCAGTCCGTGAAGACAAAGCGTTCCGCAAACAAACTCCGGAGCAAATTCTCAAAAACGCACCGGAAACAGACGGAACATATTTCATCGTGCCAAAAATAGTAGAAGGAAAATAA
- the rplS gene encoding 50S ribosomal protein L19, with protein MNILRKIESEHLRTDIPQFRSGDTVKVHLRIVEGEKERIQVFQGNVIRIKRGSTDASFTVRKISDGVGVERIIPLHSPFIDHIDVVSRGRVRRSRLYYLRNLRGKAARIKPRNNY; from the coding sequence ATGAATATTCTCAGAAAGATTGAAAGCGAACATTTACGTACCGATATTCCTCAATTTCGCTCCGGTGACACTGTGAAGGTTCACCTCAGAATTGTTGAAGGCGAAAAAGAACGTATCCAAGTATTCCAAGGCAATGTTATCCGTATAAAACGCGGTTCCACCGATGCTTCTTTCACTGTTCGTAAAATTTCCGATGGTGTGGGCGTTGAACGTATCATTCCTTTACATTCTCCTTTTATCGACCATATCGACGTTGTAAGCCGCGGTCGCGTACGCCGTTCTCGTCTTTACTATCTCCGCAATCTTCGTGGTAAGGCTGCGCGTATCAAACCTCGCAACAATTACTAA
- a CDS encoding pyridoxal-phosphate-dependent aminotransferase family protein codes for MGFKAYGALPFYPGPVTIHPKIAKVMHKDFAPPRFGTEYTELYADLTKKIQKICNTENEAIFPTGEAMVGLWGALKSCLKAGDKVVTVGTGVFGDGFADMAESLGCVVDKVSFPYDSTITRNDLERIDEAIKRTKPVMITAVHCETPSGTLNPLEELGKLKKERNVPLLVVDAVASMGGAEIKTDAWNCDILLGGSQKCFSCPPFTGIMLVSDTAWEIAEKVGYAGYDSILPFHNAAENPMKFPYTPCYTGIQALHKSAQLLEKEGLETVYRRHLEVAELCRNGLKELGIPLWTSPEAVNSPTCTAAMLPKGFDFKSWKWALAEYGMYIAGSFGPMDGKIFRIGHMGTQAKKEKMENALKIMKKVLKKRK; via the coding sequence ATGGGTTTCAAAGCGTATGGCGCCTTGCCATTTTATCCGGGTCCCGTAACCATTCACCCGAAAATTGCAAAAGTCATGCATAAGGATTTCGCTCCGCCCCGCTTCGGAACGGAATACACGGAACTTTATGCCGATCTTACGAAAAAAATCCAAAAAATCTGCAATACGGAAAATGAGGCGATTTTCCCGACAGGCGAAGCCATGGTCGGTCTTTGGGGTGCATTAAAAAGCTGTTTGAAGGCAGGTGACAAGGTCGTTACGGTTGGAACCGGTGTTTTTGGCGACGGCTTTGCCGATATGGCGGAAAGTCTGGGCTGTGTTGTCGATAAGGTTTCTTTCCCCTACGACAGCACCATTACCCGGAACGATTTGGAACGTATTGACGAAGCGATTAAGCGCACCAAACCTGTGATGATCACCGCCGTTCATTGCGAAACGCCTTCAGGTACGCTCAACCCTCTTGAAGAACTCGGAAAACTCAAAAAAGAACGCAATGTGCCTTTATTGGTTGTTGACGCCGTCGCCAGCATGGGCGGAGCTGAAATAAAAACTGACGCATGGAACTGCGATATTCTGCTCGGCGGTTCGCAGAAGTGTTTTTCCTGCCCTCCTTTCACGGGCATCATGCTTGTAAGCGATACAGCTTGGGAAATTGCGGAAAAAGTAGGCTATGCCGGATATGACAGTATTCTGCCTTTCCACAATGCAGCCGAAAATCCCATGAAATTTCCTTACACTCCTTGTTATACCGGCATACAGGCTTTGCATAAGTCCGCGCAGCTGCTTGAAAAAGAAGGACTTGAAACTGTATACCGCCGTCACCTCGAAGTTGCCGAACTATGCAGAAACGGCTTGAAAGAACTTGGCATACCGCTTTGGACAAGCCCCGAAGCCGTCAATTCCCCAACCTGCACGGCTGCCATGCTGCCAAAAGGGTTTGATTTCAAGTCATGGAAATGGGCTCTTGCCGAATATGGCATGTACATTGCGGGCAGTTTTGGTCCCATGGACGGAAAAATATTCAGAATCGGACACATGGGAACGCAAGCCAAAAAAGAAAAAATGGAAAACGCGTTGAAAATAATGAAAAAAGTTCTCAAAAAACGCAAATAA
- a CDS encoding tRNA(5-methylaminomethyl-2-thiouridylate) methyltransferase, which produces MMKQYDALALFSGGLDSILAARLMMEQGKKILCLHFTSPFFGDNAAVPFWERKYGLEILPVDISDEYCQMLCSNPANGFGSALNPCVDCKIIMMKKAKALMAEYGAKFLISGEVLGQRPMSQRRDTLNVIRRDAEVRDILLRPLSALHMEALPVELSGEVDREKLLGLYGRGRKEQLSLAKRFNIVDIPTAGGGCKLTEKENARRYYEVMQKVRKPSANDFFLANHGRQLWNGNIWVSIGRKQADNEQMRQYQKESDYILRIEHFPSPYCIVRQTENKPVPAEELQLIGSILASYSNKACAFFTEKKEPVSIKIEHNGNLERIGVEPKRYEQYRELRFEEIKDALQQLKKNMAE; this is translated from the coding sequence ATGATGAAACAATATGACGCATTAGCTCTTTTTTCCGGTGGCTTGGACAGTATTTTAGCCGCAAGGCTGATGATGGAGCAGGGAAAAAAAATCCTTTGCCTGCATTTTACCAGTCCTTTTTTTGGGGATAACGCCGCCGTTCCTTTTTGGGAAAGAAAATACGGATTGGAAATACTGCCTGTTGACATTTCCGACGAATATTGTCAAATGCTTTGCAGTAATCCTGCAAACGGCTTTGGCAGCGCATTAAACCCCTGTGTCGACTGCAAAATTATCATGATGAAAAAAGCCAAAGCGCTTATGGCGGAATATGGGGCGAAATTTTTAATTTCCGGCGAAGTTTTGGGGCAGCGCCCCATGTCGCAGCGGCGTGATACGTTGAATGTGATACGGCGTGACGCCGAGGTGAGGGATATTTTGCTTCGTCCTTTATCCGCTTTGCATATGGAGGCATTGCCCGTTGAGTTGTCCGGCGAGGTGGACCGGGAAAAGCTTCTGGGATTGTATGGACGGGGCAGGAAAGAACAGCTTTCTTTGGCAAAGCGTTTCAATATCGTTGATATTCCGACCGCAGGCGGCGGCTGCAAACTCACGGAAAAGGAAAATGCGCGGCGTTATTACGAAGTCATGCAAAAAGTGCGAAAGCCGAGCGCTAATGATTTTTTTCTGGCAAATCACGGACGCCAGCTTTGGAACGGAAATATTTGGGTCAGTATCGGGCGCAAGCAGGCTGATAACGAGCAAATGCGGCAATATCAAAAAGAAAGCGATTATATTTTGCGGATTGAACATTTCCCAAGTCCTTACTGCATTGTCCGTCAAACCGAAAATAAGCCGGTTCCTGCTGAAGAATTGCAACTTATCGGAAGTATTTTAGCGAGTTATTCCAATAAGGCATGTGCCTTTTTTACAGAAAAAAAAGAGCCTGTTTCCATAAAAATCGAGCATAACGGAAATCTTGAACGAATCGGTGTCGAGCCTAAACGCTATGAGCAATACAGGGAATTGCGTTTTGAGGAAATTAAAGACGCATTGCAGCAATTGAAGAAAAATATGGCGGAATAA
- a CDS encoding ABC transporter substrate-binding protein produces the protein MKLSKQCFLITLLFFVFTLSSCVQTLPISNSLFNPNDEEAWVQDLVGKTSAEQSEIAAKVWSDSSKPLKLRDRATYILASRNNANTKVALSSLASQCAQSTDEYKKYMEETLFHDLNAVPDTDLAANLKLISPSSETYFPYNLIIFTAAKRGLLPNNQEILSKFKNQNYFKSPYITIEKTPTSNYVTAQNGSVAMLLPQSGPYSTFSRQIITGAKIAQKLLQEQGIQWNITFIDTQDPNWISYLEELPQECAVIGGPLQTNIYQTLYNSKLTSQKIFFTFLTRLPEHSMEGVDAWRFFTSPEDQITAVLNVAQKDLGIKSFGSFYQNNTYGKGMNTLFTNMAKERGLSVYSMAYSDKDVHELNSITQKFLDSRTPEKGKLPIAKRPIDAIFFPDVWKKMDMIISYMQYHGGHKKVMLGTSLWEQSLNNPANINSQTFALTLFPVSYDSKRESPYKEFFQGELNKQQSIGTNWIALGFDFVLMSSQLQIQKKEPNQEVNRKLSALKVDYIGAPFVYSAQGKLSRELIINQPARNGRTPFNKEAFLLYQKNGKALPNLDDETKTKQEQKEEQNALDALIQSILN, from the coding sequence ATGAAGCTTTCAAAGCAATGCTTTCTCATAACTCTTTTGTTTTTTGTTTTCACCCTTTCGTCCTGCGTGCAAACGCTTCCCATTTCCAACAGCCTTTTCAATCCCAATGATGAAGAAGCTTGGGTGCAGGACTTGGTTGGCAAAACTTCCGCCGAACAAAGCGAAATAGCCGCAAAAGTCTGGTCCGACAGCTCCAAACCTCTCAAACTCCGTGACAGAGCGACCTATATTCTCGCAAGCAGAAACAACGCCAACACCAAAGTCGCCCTCAGTTCGTTGGCTTCCCAATGTGCTCAGTCCACCGACGAATACAAAAAATACATGGAAGAAACATTATTCCATGATTTGAATGCTGTTCCGGATACGGATCTTGCCGCAAACCTGAAACTTATTTCACCAAGCTCCGAAACATACTTCCCCTATAATTTGATAATCTTCACAGCCGCAAAACGCGGACTTTTGCCTAACAACCAAGAAATTCTCAGCAAATTCAAAAACCAAAACTACTTTAAAAGCCCTTACATCACCATTGAAAAAACCCCGACAAGCAATTACGTGACAGCCCAAAACGGCTCTGTCGCCATGCTTCTTCCCCAAAGCGGCCCGTACAGCACATTCTCACGGCAAATCATCACAGGTGCGAAAATCGCCCAAAAACTCCTCCAAGAGCAAGGCATACAATGGAATATCACCTTCATTGACACCCAAGACCCCAACTGGATAAGCTACCTTGAGGAATTGCCCCAAGAATGCGCGGTTATCGGCGGTCCACTGCAAACCAACATCTACCAAACCCTTTACAACAGCAAACTCACCAGCCAAAAAATCTTTTTCACGTTCCTTACCCGCCTGCCGGAACACAGCATGGAAGGCGTTGACGCGTGGCGTTTCTTCACCAGCCCCGAAGACCAGATCACAGCGGTTCTCAACGTGGCGCAAAAAGATTTGGGAATAAAAAGCTTCGGCTCCTTTTATCAAAACAATACTTACGGAAAAGGAATGAACACCCTTTTTACGAATATGGCGAAAGAAAGGGGGCTGTCCGTTTACAGCATGGCATATTCCGATAAGGATGTGCACGAACTCAATTCCATAACGCAAAAATTCCTTGACTCGAGAACCCCCGAAAAAGGAAAGCTGCCTATCGCAAAACGTCCTATCGACGCCATTTTCTTCCCTGATGTTTGGAAAAAAATGGATATGATTATTTCCTATATGCAATACCATGGCGGGCACAAGAAAGTCATGCTCGGCACATCCCTTTGGGAACAAAGCTTGAACAATCCAGCCAATATCAATTCCCAAACGTTTGCTCTGACGCTTTTCCCCGTTTCTTACGACAGCAAACGGGAAAGCCCTTATAAGGAATTTTTCCAAGGGGAACTGAACAAACAGCAAAGCATCGGAACAAACTGGATTGCATTGGGCTTTGACTTTGTGCTCATGTCCAGTCAACTGCAAATACAAAAAAAAGAACCAAACCAAGAGGTAAACCGAAAACTTTCCGCACTGAAAGTCGATTATATCGGCGCGCCGTTCGTTTATTCCGCGCAAGGCAAACTTTCCAGAGAACTCATAATCAACCAGCCCGCCCGAAACGGACGCACCCCTTTCAATAAGGAAGCGTTTTTGCTTTACCAAAAAAACGGAAAGGCTCTGCCGAACCTTGACGATGAAACCAAAACAAAACAAGAGCAGAAAGAAGAACAAAACGCCCTTGACGCATTAATCCAATCCATTCTCAACTAA
- the smpB gene encoding SsrA-binding protein SmpB gives MSKHPKSPSFLAENRKARQYYELLEFFEAGIVLTGPEVKSIRQGRVSFTDSYIDFKNGEAFVMNMHISPYSNAGYMVQNPGRDKKLLLHNQEIKQLTAKVEQKGLTVVPLKMYLKHGKVKLEIALARGRKLHDQRDELKRRAENRDLERELARG, from the coding sequence ATGAGCAAACATCCAAAAAGCCCTTCTTTTTTAGCGGAAAACAGAAAAGCCAGGCAATATTATGAATTGCTTGAATTTTTTGAAGCCGGCATCGTGCTCACCGGTCCGGAAGTGAAAAGCATAAGACAAGGACGTGTCAGCTTTACCGACAGCTATATTGATTTTAAAAACGGCGAAGCCTTTGTTATGAACATGCATATCAGCCCCTATTCCAATGCGGGTTATATGGTTCAAAATCCCGGCAGGGACAAAAAGCTTCTTTTGCATAACCAAGAAATCAAACAGCTTACGGCAAAAGTCGAACAAAAAGGACTGACCGTCGTTCCTTTGAAAATGTATTTGAAACACGGCAAAGTGAAACTGGAAATAGCCCTCGCCCGCGGGCGCAAACTCCATGATCAGCGTGACGAACTCAAGCGCCGTGCGGAAAACAGGGATTTGGAAAGAGAACTTGCAAGAGGATAA
- a CDS encoding ribonuclease HII, which produces MAKRKELINHGILYRPHDLANENICAGIDEVGRGCLAGPVVAGAVVFPKDFDLIGLDDSKKLSEKERLCLDGEIKNLAWAWGIGLVWQKTIEEINILQASLLAMARAIAALKIKFPQTDPKIYLIDGTFPIPPFYLAKYSLSPLSQKTIVQGDALEPSISAASVIAKNFRDKLMIKMDERYPGYGFASHKGYGTKEHRLAIQKHGPCPLHRMDFKSVRPKSMEQGSLC; this is translated from the coding sequence ATGGCTAAAAGAAAAGAACTGATCAATCACGGTATCTTATACCGTCCTCATGATTTGGCAAACGAAAACATTTGCGCAGGCATTGACGAAGTCGGTCGCGGCTGCCTGGCAGGTCCTGTTGTGGCAGGCGCCGTTGTTTTTCCAAAAGACTTTGATTTGATCGGTTTGGACGATTCAAAAAAACTTTCCGAAAAAGAACGCCTTTGCCTTGACGGTGAAATTAAAAATCTTGCTTGGGCTTGGGGAATCGGACTTGTTTGGCAAAAAACGATAGAAGAAATCAATATCCTGCAGGCAAGTCTTCTTGCCATGGCGCGCGCCATAGCCGCATTAAAAATAAAATTTCCTCAAACCGACCCTAAAATATATCTGATAGACGGAACATTCCCCATTCCCCCGTTTTATCTGGCAAAATACAGCTTATCGCCCTTGTCCCAAAAAACCATCGTACAAGGCGACGCCTTGGAGCCAAGCATTTCGGCAGCTTCCGTCATCGCCAAAAATTTTCGGGACAAGCTCATGATAAAAATGGACGAACGCTACCCCGGATACGGCTTTGCTTCCCATAAAGGCTACGGCACAAAAGAGCATAGGCTCGCCATTCAAAAGCACGGACCATGCCCCCTGCACCGTATGGACTTTAAATCCGTACGTCCCAAAAGCATGGAACAGGGAAGCCTATGCTGA